In a genomic window of Strongyloides ratti genome assembly S_ratti_ED321, scaffold srae_chrx_scaffold0000006:
- a CDS encoding Zinc finger, CCHC-type domain and Peptidase A2A,retrovirus RVP subgroup domain and Aspartic peptidase domain-containing protein → MKSTRKNTQIENEDTVEETFQRIIAENRGDSSRTSNLREDEIEINSRGKMELPLEEISITDAISHFNTNFDEIRKENDERFSRLENQLEMVIAHLSISKDYHKNTLNKDKEKSNESLITMNRKTEKRNDPLTTEQPIPIPYFSTLKKFDEKQSFAKWYQTFDSHCKLNRIPENLLKDYLLVNVEGRVAELVAETKEYTSFNNLIEYLKDTFTGKCSILEAETNIENIKSIPLNKSNIDQISVMIDQNIRTIYGTLDEERIFSEKKNILRQLLPKEIKLFIKNETTKDWSYYVNSVKEYMELVDTLKSNITQSLKYDKKKDIKCNRCNYKGHMETECRSKTKWDPNSKTRINLLNKDKGDSSNILHKEILINGKIKAKAALDTCSEISILSNKLAKQLSISKSRDKVIIEGIESKTVGNWGDRPISIKIDDEEIKLDKILIKDLPKETQCDILLGLDALSKYNKYIDLKKKKILNIEEIIKEYERKIKLPSYKSYCTIIKDTFKESWLKNLNNLEEAEKNF, encoded by the coding sequence atgaaaagcACTAGAAAGAACACCCAAATCGAAAACGAGGATACAGTCGAGGAGACATTCCAAAGAATAATTGCCGAAAACAGAGGAGACTCTTCAAGAACGAGCAATTTAAGAGAAGATGAAATAGAGATAAATTCCAGAGGCAAAATGGAATTACCCTTAGAAGAAATATCAATTACTGACGCTATATCTCATTTCAACACTAATTTTGATGAAATTAGGAAAGAAAACGATGAAAGATTTAGTAGATTAGAAAATCAATTAGAAATGGTTATTGCTCATCTATCCATTTCAAAGGATTATCACAAAAACACTTTGAATAAAGATAAAGAAAAGAGCAACGAATCGCTTATTACAATGAATAGAAAAACAGAGAAAAGAAATGATCCTTTAACAACAGAACAACCAATACCAATACCATATTTCTCTACCCTTAAGAAATTTGATGAAAAACAATCATTTGCTAAGTGGTATCAAACATTTGATAGTCATTGTAAACTTAATAGAATAcctgaaaatttattaaaggATTATTTGTTAGTAAACGTAGAAGGAAGAGTAGCAGAATTAGTTGCTGAAACTAAGGAATATACATCAttcaataatttaattgaatatCTTAAGGATACATTCACGGGAAAATGCTCGATATTAGAAGCCGAAacaaatattgaaaatataaagagTATACCATTAAATAAATCTAATATTGATCAAATTAGCGTTATGATTGATCAAAATATTAGAACCATATATGGCACATTGGATGAAGAACGAATTTTCTCcgaaaagaaaaatatccTAAGACAGTTACTCCCAAAGgaaataaaactatttataaaaaatgaaacaacTAAAGATTGGAGTTATTATGTAAATAGTGTAAAAGAATACATGGAGTTAGTTGATACGCTCAAAAGTAATATTACACAAAGCCTCAAGTACGATAAAAAGAAGGATATCAAATGTAATAGATGCAATTATAAAGGACATATGGAAACTGAATGTAGAAGTAAAACTAAATGGGATCCTAATTCTAAAACAAGGATaaacttattaaataaagacAAAGGCGATTCTTCCAATATATTacataaagaaatattaataaatggaAAAATAAAAGCAAAAGCAGCACTTGATACTTGTTCAgaaatttctattttaagTAATAAGTTAGCCAAACAATTATCAATCTCTAAGTCAAGAGATAAAGTTATAATTGAAGGCATTGAAAGTAAAACAGTTGGAAATTGGGGAGATAGAccaatttcaataaaaatagatgatgaagaaattaaattagataaaatcttaataaaagatttacCTAAAGAAACCCAATGTGATATTTTACTTGGATTAGATGCATTATctaaatacaataaatacaTTGAtctaaagaaaaagaaaattcttAATATCGAGGAGATAATTAAAGAATAcgaaagaaaaattaaattacctTCATATAAATCTTATTGtacaattataaaagatacaTTTAAGGAAAGTTGGCTgaagaatttaaataatttagaagAAGCCGAGAAAAACTTTTAG
- a CDS encoding Reverse transcriptase domain-containing protein, whose protein sequence is MDRYNPSLMSGKQEYNYNKELKKFKFYKVPQNLLPMANQIIETYLKNNMIQVEKHPDFVHPILLLRKPTIQGINKEKLENNYRMVCDLRLINSITIRQSGANVNTVEEFKRIKGGENILYSLIDLSNAYQQILIPEEMRSKYSFSADGINIYSYKTLPQGATNSAFQFSLVTSELLKKYKNDGQVIQHIDDFLVITSLPKEKSEVEAIRKHAEVLNEILEIFQKNNLYFNIYKSKLFRKELNYLAYTLNQKGYTPSLKSISNLKKQIPKTKKELQRFLFGTQYFKQTXXXXXKTENDKNMV, encoded by the coding sequence atggaTAGATATAATCCTTCATTAATGTCAGGAAAACaagaatataattataataaagaacttaagaaattcaaattttataaagttcCTCAAAATTTATTGCCAATGGCAAATCAAATAATTGAGACAtacttgaaaaataatatgattcAAGTAGAAAAACATCCTGATTTCGTACACCCTATTTTATTACTAAGAAAACCTACAATTCAAGGAATAAATAAAGAGAAacttgaaaataattatagaaTGGTATGTGACTTAAGACTGATTAACTCAATTACAATTAGACAATCGGGAGCTAACGTAAATACAGTTGAAGAATTCAAAAGAATAAAAGGAggagaaaatattttatatagtttAATAGACCTCAGTAATGCATATCAACAAATACTGATACCAGAGGAAATGAGATCCAAATATTCATTTAGTGCGGAtggaataaatatttattcttataaaaCATTACCACAAGGAGCTACAAATTCAGCATTTCAATTTTCATTAGTAACAAGtgaattattaaagaaatataagaATGATGGTCAAGTAATACAACATATCGACGATTTCTTAGTAATAACTTCATTACCAAAAGAAAAATCTGAAGTAGAAGCTATAAGAAAACATGCTGAAGTACTTAACGAAATATTGGAAATATTtcagaaaaataatttatattttaatatttataagtcCAAACTATTTagaaaagaattaaattatttagcATATACTTTAAACCAAAAAGGATATACACCttctttaaaaagtatttctaatttaaaaaaacaaataccTAAGACTAAGAAAGAATTACAAAGATTCTTATTTGGAActcaatattttaaacaaacNNNNNNNNNNNNNNNCAAAAcggaaaatgataaaaatatggtATAG
- a CDS encoding Integrase, catalytic core domain and Ribonuclease H-like domain-containing protein, with amino-acid sequence MKVTGPRAVMNLDIAGPFMNQSGVAKGKKRYFISLVDYYSKNIYARFINTLKSNKICVEIAKIIKNKQPIVIKCDNAKYFAKIKENLKIELIKLMDDKEISDIDEELLMCAAEGKKGKFAETIMCSENLKSKAFDKLRFKKVIYGSPYHSKSNGNVERSIRTIEESLSKRLIDKADRKEAKLVNQEDLDIICDQYNRSYHGGIRNIPNNLFNEENGDCIMEEAEIINIVEGEIYVKKKPFLIKKHGKRYERIDKESKIVGNKVIINGKEARSIDHVKFPNKNHLSCVSEFQDLKRADFVNSFEGREGEL; translated from the coding sequence ATGAAAGTGACAGGACCTAGAGCAGTAATGAATTTAGATATTGCAGGTCCATTTATGAATCAGTCAGGTGTTGCGAAAGGAAAAAAGAGATATTTCATATCTCTCGTAGATTACTAttcaaaaaacatttatgccagatttattaatactttaaagtcaaataaaatttgtgtAGAAATAGcgaaaataatcaaaaataaacaacCGATAGTTATAAAGTGTGATAATGCAAAGTATTTTgcaaaaattaaagaaaactTGAAGATTGAATTGATAAAGCTTATGgatgataaagaaatttcAGATATAGATGAAGAATTACTAATGTGTGCTGCTGAAGGAAAAAAGGGAAAATTTGCTGAAACTATTATGTGCAgcgaaaatttaaaaagtaaagcttttgataaattaagaTTTAAGAAGGTAATTTATGGTTCTCCGTATCATTCAAAATCGAATGGAAATGTTGAGAGAAGTATTAGAACGATTGAAGAATCTCTTTCTAAGAGATTAATTGATAAAGCAGATAGAAAGGAAGCAAAATTAGTAAATCAAGAGGATTTGGATATAATATGTGATCAATATAATAGATCATATCATGGAGGTATAAGAAATATTCcaaataatttgtttaatgAAGAAAATGGAGATTGTATCATGGAGGAAGCGGAAATTATCAATATTGTTGAAGGAGAAATTTATGTAAAGAAAAAACCGTTTTTGATCAAGAAACATGGGAAAAGATATGAAAGAATTGATAAAGAAAGTAAGATTGTGGGtaataaagtaattattAATGGTAAAGAAGCTAGATCAATAGATCATGTAAAGTTCCCGAATAAGAATCATTTATCTTGTGTCAGCGAGTTTCAAGATCTTAAAAGAGCCGATTTTGTTAACTCTTTCGAGGGGAGAGAGGGTGAGTTATAA
- a CDS encoding Reverse transcriptase domain-containing protein, translated as MDNGKVDLNKQYRIVVDLRSLNKMCAKVEMPGMRIESLIPLSKEATRFISIDLCQSFHQFELDEVDRIFFDIAYPGMPCLRFKRLPQGFINSPVYMKYLLEKKIPSDLLQLYYDDGIRGTDTDLFAHIRIVEQIFRKLGDCDLKINASKSLLCATKLQVLGFEVSQYGAKPGARARNIMEKYKVLKSSDDIRRFLGFISYYKRFLPKLGILLQPITKLLRKNVVFTWCDECQLNFDKIKNLLLENPRLYTEVKNEPLMVNTDASFEGFGGCLYQMINAEFRPLLYWSATHRHNLRIKSAIYLELQGVIEFFRDNRHRLVGKKIIYWFVDNKSAVNILNNGVTDDERFLSWLSKLPLNIKFFHISGSKNYIADTLSRDIQHTDVNSSEGREGEINSVAAKRNRGKPKKISKELELDDENDEENNLTSNQKLFIQKLHEKGHFCYKKIYHLLDENLVKIKEKWQEKN; from the coding sequence ATGGATAATGGAAAGGTTGATTTGAATAAACAATATAGAATTGTTGTTGATTTAAGAAGTTTGAATAAAATGTGTGCAAAAGTAGAAATGCCTGGGATGCGTATTGAATCTCTTATTCCACTTTCAAAGGAAGCTACTCGTTTTATATCAATTGACTTATGTCAAAGTTTTCATCAGTTTGAGTTAGATGAAGTTGATcgtattttttttgatatagcTTATCCTGGAATGCCGTGTTTGCGTTTTAAAAGACTTCCGCAAGGATTCATTAATTCGCCTGtttatatgaaatatttgttaGAAAAGAAAATTCCTTCTGATCTTTTGCAACTTTATTATGATGATGGAATCCGAGGTACGGATACTGATTTATTTGCACATATTCGCATTGTTGAgcaaatttttagaaaactTGGTGATTGTGATTTGAAAATTAATGCTAGTAAAAGTCTTTTGTGTGCTACGAAATTACAAGTTCTTGGTTTTGAAGTTAGTCAATATGGAGCTAAACCTGGTGCTCGTGCTCGTAATATTatggaaaaatataaagttctTAAGTCTTCTGATGATATTCGGCGTTTTTTGggttttatttcttattataaaagatttttgcCTAAACTTGGAATTTTGCTTCAACcaattacaaaattattgAGAAAGAATGTTGTTTTTACTTGGTGTGATGAATGCCAGTtgaattttgataaaattaagaatttACTTTTAGAAAATCCTCGTTTGTATACTGAGGTAAAAAATGAACCATTAATGGTAAATACGGATGCCAGTTTTGAAGGTTTTGGAGGTTGTTTGTATCAAATGATTAATGCAGAATTTCGTCCGTTATTGTATTGGAGTGCTACGCATAGGCATAATTTAAGAATTAAAAGTGCAATTTATTTGGAATTACAAGGAGTTATAGAATTTTTTAGAGATAATCGTCATCGATTGGTTggaaagaaaattatttattggtTTGTGGATAATAAAAGTGCTGTGAATATATTGAATAATGGAGTTACTGATGATGAACGTTTTTTGAGTTGGTTGAGTAAGTTGCCGctaaacataaaattttttcatatatccGGTTCAAAGAATTATATTGCTGATACATTATCTCGCGATATTCAACATACTGATGTCAATTCTTCTGAGGGGAGAGAGGGTGAGATTAATAGTGTTGCTGCGAAGAGAAATAGAGGTAAACCAAAGAAAATTTCAAAGGAATTAGAATTAGATGATGAAAATGATGAAGAAAACAATTTAACATCTAatcaaaaattgtttatacaaaaattacaTGAAAAGGGTCATTTctgttacaaaaaaatatatcatttattggATGAAAATTTAgtgaaaataaaagaaaaatggcAAGAAAAGAATtga
- a CDS encoding Zinc finger, CCHC-type domain and Aspartic peptidase domain-containing protein has protein sequence MYSQLSESDRLKYIELYTIVSSLGLVISEESLLSELSIADCKRHSQKIEKLKLLELKCVNSEAIESDLSVKEVEDSDNMTFTPKSTTWTAMVNVFDSKKEKFSIFLKKLVNAMKIDGVGDSDIQLMLLKAKLDTESAYRLDNYKESKGNITFVQASAFLTEVYDGDRARNMASIKAEKTSLDGIDEATKTRTIKTQLRNKLSFNVVLKTRFLDRFDFYSDFCELAMDISDYWYANNDKKGRGKKNLHENNLGNNGNRNFDINKIQCHKCKNYGHYANKCENKMNETVKLENKKDQYSNNKVVSNVESIELKESVSKVNKISMVINPNPLIILNMGVGKGFVDTLIDSGSSVSLMSMKSLKVLLKDEDIELKNTDTVLVGAFGNETVPVGKVNMRVSYNNMQHFIDIIIVSQFNYDMILGINEIKLFNKLNIPSEYFSAEMETKILNKGEIVKSYLNNRVVNAASELEVSNEYILEEIKKNYPQVDKVLSRHSNDIGKFIHKVPKIEWDTSVEHSYFPYKYPVHQLEIG, from the exons ATGTACAGTCAATTATCAGAAAGTGATAGATTAAAGTATATAGAGTTATATACTATTGTTAGTAGTTTGGGATTGGTGATATCTGAAGAAAGTTTGTTATCAGAGCTAAGTATCGCTGATTGTAAAAGACATTCTCAAAAGATTGAGAAATTGAAATTGTTGGAATTAAAGTGTGTTAATTCGGAAGCTATTGAAAGTGATTTAAGTGTAAAGGAGGTAGAAGATAGTGATAATATGACGTTTACTCCTAAAAGTACTACTTGGACTGCAATGGTCAATGTTTTTGACTCCAAGAAGGAAAagttttctatttttttgaaGAAGTTGGTTAATGCTATGAAGATTGATGGTGTTGGCGATTCCGATATTCAATTAATGTTATTGAAAGCTAAACTGGATACTGAATCTGCTTATAGACTagataattataaagaaagTAAAGGAAACATTACTTTTGTTCAAGCAAGTGCATTTTTAACTGAAGTATATGATGGAGATAGAGCAAGAAATATGGCTTCTATAAAAGCTGAGAA AACTTCTTTGGATGGTATTGATGAAGCAACTAAAACAAGAACAATTAAGACACagttaagaaataaattgaGTTTTAATGTAGTATTAAAGACAAGATTCTTGGATagatttgatttttattctGATTTTTGTGAATTAGCTATGGATATATCTGATTATTGGTATGCtaataatgataagaaaggaagaggtaaaaaaaatttacatgaAAATAATTTGGGTAATAATGGCAATagaaattttgatataaataagaTTCAATGTCATAAATGTAAGAATTATGGGCATTATGCAAATAAGtgtgaaaataaaatgaatgaaACTGTAAAGCTTGAAAATAAGAAAGATCAATATTCTAATAATAAGGTAGTTTCAAATGTAGAATCTATTGAACTTAAGGAAAGTGTAAGCAAAGTAAATAAGATTAGTATGGTTATTAATCCTAATCCATTGATTATTTTGAATATGGGAGTAGGGAAAGGATTTGTTGATACTTTAATTGATAGTGGTAGTTCTGTTTCGCTTATGTCTATGAAATCTCTTAAAGTTTTATTGAAGGATGAAGATATTGAATTGAAGAATACAGATACCGTTTTAGTAGGTGCATTTGGTAATGAAACTGTTCCAGTTGGGAAAGTTAACATGAGAGtttcttataataatatgcaacattttattgatattattattgtatcaCAATTTAATTATGATATGATTCTTGgtattaatgaaataaagttatttaataagTTAAATATTCCTTCTGAGTATTTTTCAGCTGAAATGGAgactaaaatattaaataaaggtGAAATAGTTAAATCTTACTTAAATAATAGAGTTGTTAATGCTGCGTCTGAGTTAGAAGTTTCAAATGAGTATATTCTTGAGGagattaagaaaaattatccACAAGTTGATAAAGTGTTGAGTAGACATTCTAATGATATTGGGAAATTTATTCACAAAGTTCCTAAGATTGAATGGGATACTTCTGTAGAACATTCATATTTTCCTTATAAATATCCAGTTCATCAGTTGGAAATTGGTTAG
- a CDS encoding Integrase, catalytic core domain and Ribonuclease H-like domain-containing protein, whose translation MPRHRTESEKNFYTHLDSLSHIEQDLLIYRREKVRLERHLRMEERNVLPSLNESFPKEEAMTAPSSDYDIVNQGNKAMTHYLNSSNLNGSDQSHSAVNLNQHGVNLNHQNITPNSNTVGISQGVNFNHQGSTPDPGSAGLMELIQNPQALTSLIQLLQRLVPNDNRSTSSVTAQSPQPQPHAYKAFSGTEQKNPRDSYSLDICGPINLGSRWRYILLMVDVFSSYWIARPLIQTTSEEIREEMMVIFLNSGYPKQVRMDNASYLRSEKLSKALKELNIEVSFTTPYAHKGNTKVERGFHTLESMLSKCMKLDNNNKSWEEFLPVCTYYYNTAAMDDCGTTPYELFYGTSPNVPEESHLNASPGLVEKDIQLAEWKYKLAIVRNTAAALKLDRKLRKMNKVKNWIEFEIGQKILVKDITNKNKFKENYIGPFTILDMDETTLSYKKGRNKIFKVHKSECKPYKESQDLSVDE comes from the exons ATGCCTAGACATCGAACTGAGTCAgagaaaaacttttatacaCATCTTGACTCTCTATCTCATATAGAACAAGATTTGCTAATATACAGAAGGGAAAAAGTCAGACTCGAAAGACACTTAAGAATGGAGGAAAGAAATGTACTTCCCTCACTCAATGAAAGCTTTCCAAAAGAAGAGGCCATGACTGCACCTTCTAGTGACTATGACATTGTTAACCAAGGTAATAAGGCTATGACCCACTACCTAAACTCATCGAACTTGAATGGATCTGATCAATCGCATTCAGCTGTGAATCTCAATCAGCATGGTGTGAATCTCAATCACCAAAACATAACCCCAAATTCCAACACTGTAGGAATTTCTCAAGGTGTAAATTTCAATCACCAAGGATCAACTCCTGATCCAGGAAGTGCAGGACTGATGGAGCTAATACAAAATCCTCAAGCCTTAACAAGCTTGATTCAACTTCTCCAACGTCTCGTGCCAAATGATAACAGAAGCACAAGCTCTGTTACTGCTCAATCACCACAACCTCAACCACACGCTTACAAAGCCTTCTCAGGAACTGAGCAGA AAAATCCAAGAGATAGTTATTCACTAGACATATGTGGACCAATTAACTTGGGAAGTAGATGgagatatatattattgatgGTGGATGTATTCAGTTCTTATTGGATTGCAAGACCATTGATCCAAACTACAAGTGAGGAGATAAGAGAGGAGATGATGGTAATATTCTTAAACAGTGGTTATCCGAAGCAAGTCCGTATGGATAATGCTAGTTATCTACGTAGTGAGAAATTATCTAAAGCACTTAAGGAGTTAAATATTGAAGTATCTTTTACAACACCGTATGCTCATAAAGGAAACACAAAGGTAGAAAGAGGATTTCATACATTGGAGAGCATGTTGAGTAAATGCATGAAGTTAGACAACAATAACAAATCATGGGAGGAATTTCTTCCTGTCTGCACTTACTATTATAACACTGCAGCGATGGATGATTGCGGCACTACACCATATGAGTTGTTTTATGGAACTTCACCAAATGTTCCAGAAGAATCACATTTAAATGCTAGTCCAGGATTAGTAGAAAAGGATATACAATTAGCTGAGTGGAAATACAAATTGGCAATTGTAAGAAATACAGCTGCGGCCTTAAAACTAGATagaaaattaagaaaaatgaataaagttaaaaattggATAGAATTTGAAATAGGTCAGAAAATATTGGTAAAGGatattactaataaaaataaatttaaagaaaactATATAGGACCTTTTACTATTCTTGATATGGACGAAACTACCTTATCATATAAGAAAGGAAGAAACAAAATCTTCAAAGTACACAAATCGGAGTGTAAACCTTACAAGGAGAGTCAAGATTTATCCGTGGATGAGTGA